A single region of the Podospora pseudopauciseta strain CBS 411.78 chromosome 1, whole genome shotgun sequence genome encodes:
- a CDS encoding hypothetical protein (COG:K; EggNog:ENOG503NYFP) gives MKLNFRGCVTAGVVRNLMGGFHSRRGATSELGTLGWSADFLRPDIRPLSIGDRPQKSRQHQQDRRQAEQTTTGMDISALDPMLRSSNGGSGSGNGSTSTSSNGPGNAPTPPAPVHGAPGAQPPASSLNAQHHHDRLPQLQAHHPQQQHQLRPQQQQWQPPHHHQPQIPHTNHPISAFSPQTPASTVTVNTSSTPANTTAPSSIAVNTPNNSYHHHNSPGDEHHSPGGAAGGLDPKKPRACESCRGLKVRCDPDPADPDGPCKRCAKAKRECIITQPTRKRAKKTDSRVAELEKKIDMLTASLQATRPQTSGTSTGGLHGPGSDPQAHQAAQALVSSADWRGTSHDQSGGRPGTDYGRYAGGGERYGQQQSMSTSLPPLSSTISSSTPAVAGQKRKMTQVTGEEERAAVALAGANFKSEDGAAKVADVVDRGILTLNMAEELFMRYTQQMCYHLPGVVFPAGVTVGEVRANKPILFLSLMAAASSEIPSLQKTLTKELMQVFAEKIIVDGHKSLELVQALQVAVIWYWPPDRFEELKFYQLVHVAAVMAIEIGLGTKKMSRGGFKRHVSQAWRDHPMRGTPLDPTTLEARRAWLTCYFLATNTAMALHRANLIRWTPFMAECIDVLESSPEAVPTDKYFCHLVWTHKLAEEVGIQFSMDDPSSTPNIADSRTQYALKGFERELERYSENIPRELQQPSLKMSFHVISLYMHEIATHSDCPDDCRLGPNPDTPLASDAPLTQAHINALSACLTAIDGIFDTFLSLDVHTTRCLPVFNFVRVAYAVVVLIKLYFAASSTKSELGKVINKDHMKVEQHLDKLLEKFRATAAEDRSRPAAKFLLVLVMLRSWFQKQKQNQSGTGSNGSNTASDTPQSSLQTPSYPGPSGTDSKHPNVPTPVPSQTPQPTYPPVASTPLQLLSEMAAASANGASSRPNNDQGILPPSSSSSSGAMQQNWGNYPPPQQQQPDTSNAFDIPGMGNPAWMLNNTFFPGDTFDFPGLGDGFAQAMDMTLGGFMDGTLTTAEDGVLRYEQPGTGGQQQQWYGGGDLMSGAVAGGPGGGGGGPAGGGYGF, from the exons ATGAAATTAAATTTTCGCGGGTGTGTAACAGCGGGTGTAGTACGCAATTTAATGGGAGGATTCCATTCTCGGCGCGGCGCCACTTCTGAACTCGGGACTCTCGGTTGGAGCGCCGACTTTCTTCGCCCTGACATTCGACCGCTCAGCATCGGTGATCGGCCTCAGAAAAGCCGTCAGCATCAGCAAGACCGTCGGCAGGCCGAACAGACAACCACCGGCATGGACATCTCGGCGCTTGACCCCATGCTCCGCAGCAGTAACGGCGGCAGTGGAAGCGGCAACGGCAGCACCAGCACTTCCAGCAACGGCCCAGGCAATGCGCCAACACCTCCAGCCCCCGTTCATGGGGCGCCGGGCGCCCAGCCGCCAGCGAGCTCGCTGAAtgcacaacaccaccatgataggctcccccaactccaagcccatcatccccagcagcagcatcaatTGCGcccgcagcaacagcaatggcaaccaccacatcatcaccaaccccaaatTCCCCACACTAACCATCCAATATCGGCATTCTCCCCACAAACACCTGCATCAACCGTAACCGTCAACACCTCGTCCACTCCAGCCAATACCACGGCCCCCAGCTCCATTGCTGTCAACACCCCTAACAATtcatatcaccaccacaacagtCCCGGTGATGAGCACCACTCTCCAGGCGGCGCTGCCGGTGGACTAGATCCCAAAAAGCCCCGTGCCTGTGAATCATGCAGAGGTCTCAAAGTTCGTTGTGACCCAGACCCGGCTGACCCAGATGGCCCTTGCAAGAGATGTGCCAAAGCCAAACGCGAGTGCATTATCACCCAGCCCACGAGGAAACGAGCTAAAAAAACGGACTCACGGGTGGcggagctggagaagaagattgatATGTTGACTGCTAGTTTGCAGGCCACCAGACCGCAAACTTCTGGCACATCGACAGGAGGGCTTCACGGGCCAGGTTCAGATCCCCAGGCTCACCAAGCTGCTCAGGCTCTGGTATCTTCAGCGGATTGGAGAGGAACTAGCCATGATCAAAGCGGCGGCCGACCTGGTACGGATTATGGGAGGTatgcgggtggtggtgaacggtatgggcagcagcagtcaaTGTCGACATCTCTGCCTCCGCTGTCGTCGACGATATCGTCTTCAACTCCCGCTGTAGCTGgccagaagaggaagatgacacAGGTTaccggcgaggaagagagagcTGCTGTTGCACTGGCTGGAGCAAACTTCAAAAGTGAGGACGGTGCTGCCAAGGTGGCAGATGTGGTTGATCGGGGCATCTTGACCCTGAATATGGCTGAAGAGTTGTTCATGAGGTACACACAGCAGATGTGCTATCATCTCCCTGGTGTTGTGTTTCCGGCTGGGGTCACGGTGGGAGAGGTTCGGGCAAACAAGCCCATCTTGTTTTTGTCACTGATGGCGGCTGCTTCGTCTGAGATTCCGTCTTTGCAAAAAACACTGACAAAGGAGCTAATGCAAGTCTTTGCCGAGAAAATCATTGTGGACGGCCACAAGAGCTTGGAGCTTGTACAGGCCTTACAGGTGGCTGTTATTTGGTACTGGCCGCCAGATCGGTTCGAGGAGCTCAAGTTTTATCAACTTGTTCATGTAGCTGCTGTGATGGCTATTGAGATTGGACTGGGGACCAAGAAGATGTCGAGAGGTGGGTTTAAACGACACGTCTCTCAGGCTTGGAGAGACCACCCCATGCGCGGGACACCGCTTGATCCGACAACACTGGAGGCGAGAAGAGCGTGGTTGACGTGTTATTTTTTGGCCACCAACACGGCAATGGCACTTCATCGGGCGAATCTGATTAGGTGGACGCCGTTCATGGCAGAGTGTATCGACGTGCTGGAGTCTTCCCCGGAGGCTGTGCCGACTGACAAGTATTTCTGTCATTTGGTTTGGACGCACAAACTTGCCGAGGAGGTCGGGATTCAGTTTTCCATGGACGATCCTTCGTCTACGCCGAATATTGCTGATTCCAGGACCCAATATGCGCTTAAGGGGTTTGAAAGGGAGCTGGAGAGATACAGTGAGAATATTCCAAGGGAGTTACAGCAGC CGTCTTTAAAGATGAGCTTCCACGTTATCAGCCTCTACATGCACGAGATCGCAACCCATAGCGATTGTCCTGATGACTGTAGGCTGGGACCCAACCCAGACACGCCACTGGCCTCGGATGCCCCTCTCACACAGGCACATATCAACGCCCTCTCCGCCTGTCTTACCGCCATCGACGGCATCTTTGACACATTTCTCTCACTTGACGTCCACACGACACGGTGCCTCCCAGTTTTCAATTTTGTCCGCGTGGCCTATGCCGTCGTCGTGCTCATCAAGCTCTActtcgccgcctcctccacaaaaaGTGAGCTCGGCAAGGTGATCAACAAGGACCACATGAAAGTGGAGCAGCACCTCGACAAACTCCTCGAGAAATTCCGCGCCACCGCAGCAGAAGACAGAAGTCGACCCGCCGCGAaattcctcctcgtcctggTTATGCTCCGGTCTTGGTTCCAAAAGCAGAAACAGAACCAAAGCGGCACTGGCTCCAACGGCTCCAACACCGCAAGCGACACCCCCCAATCCTCTCTCCAAACACCCTCTTACCCAGGCCCGTCAGGGACTGACAGTAAACACCCCAACGTCCCCACTCCagtcccctcccaaaccccccaaccaacctaCCCACCCGTCGCTAGCACCCCCCTTCAACTCTTATCAGAAATGGCGGCCGCCTCTGCAAACGGTGCCTCCTCCCGCCCCAACAATGATCAGGGTAttctccctccttcttcttcatcatcatcggggGCAATGCAACAAAACTGGGGTAATTACCCcccacctcaacaacaacagcctgaTACTTCCAATGCATTTGACATTCCCGGGATGGGCAACCCGGCCTGGATGCTGAACAATACCTTTTTTCCTGGGGACACTTTTGATTTCcctgggttgggggatgggTTCGCGCAGGCGATGGATATGACGCTTGGTGGTTTTATGGACGGGACGTTGACCAcggcggaggatggggtttTGAGGTATGAGCAGCCGGGGACCGGggggcagcaacaacagtggtatggagggggggatttgatgagtggtgctgttgctggggggccagggggaggaggaggggggccgGCGGGAGGGGGCTATGGcttttga
- a CDS encoding hypothetical protein (EggNog:ENOG503PIKM), producing MFIKLAPFLALAATVTATTPFHTTNATSLYQDNGHGIKWTGVITPGQPKTTLFGTVDEIYNYILAINPNYVAQPLDKSDLALLASPWNEPGTTKLVARQRSKYLDKFPSPVCRVMATGNSRSLDPIINELDILGGICEAPKDACRRVGCKSTTAGYLCGEYGNAAVVACTDVSRRLEVIKRDCCSVIADFGGKPVSGHSKRYDYGVYAGYGNCNHGEDSSPADYPYPGGGINGKC from the exons ATGTTCATTAAGCTTGCCCCCTTTCTGGCTCTCGCAGCAACTGTG accgccaccaccccgtTTCATACCACCAACGCCACCTCCCTGTATCAAGACAACGGCCACGGCATCAAATGGACAGGCGTAATCACCCCCGGTCAGCCCAAAACCACCCTCTTCGGCACCGTTGACGAGATCTACAACTATATCCTCGCTATCAACCCCAACTACGTCGCCCAGCCTCTCGACAAGTCCGAtcttgccctcctcgcctccccctgGAACGAACCCGGGACCACCAAGCTAGTCGCCCGACAAAGGTCAAAATACCTCGACAAGTTCCCCAGCCCCGTGTGCCGCGTCATGGCCACGGGCAACAGCAGATCCCTCGATCCCATAATAAACGAACTGGATATTCTTGGTGGAATATGTGAGGCTCCCAAGGATGCCTGCCGCCGTGTTGGGTGCAAGTCGACTACGGCTGGGTATCTTTGTGGT GAATACGGCAACGCAGCTGTGGTTGCATGTACCGATGTGTCACGTCGTCTGGAGGTGATCAAGAGGGACTGCTGTTCGGTGATAGCTGATTTTGGCGGAAAACCAGTGTCGGGACACTCCAAACGTTACGACTACGGTGTGTATGCTGGGTATGGGAACTGTAATCATGGGGAGGATAGCTCGCCGGCTGATTATCCTTATCCTGGGGGTGGGATTAATGGGAAGTGCTAG
- a CDS encoding hypothetical protein (EggNog:ENOG503P83U) yields the protein MDQNRPTLSTLPNELLAMIIEELVDESSKHSGGPSIKACRLVSRQFCDVSSRWLIPSVKVGHSNDSLARLDAISRHPAISRGVRTIEVVLSSYSTFWNSLGGKREFIDFQRKVLANRAKIFEVGKIITMTEKDNAILRKVHEVLRCWLYLQEPKRQPELGGDLALHRECMDRYFGEFQRLAYEQKVLVDHRAMGTAVAEALSRMPWVAGLRFDDTCHYGRRRRGLSWETPETVVEGIYENTLLPLTRRDLEARGSVIVEEIPFYHHASGSVASPRPLSETIPRVLAAVGGVDQVELKSLVVNVDLIDLRRVFREVSDLREKLTAATRRLTDISIQQKAGYDDRSFWGLCCTSPNLKHYSVVLELGSHALDPLLEGPGSNEERKNLTVIQVKGARMTVSTLKRFLDTIPDALDRVELVGVEVVGGGWREVLDMLRAKTYRQTGDWPYPVRISQAVSPHPDHELHSTFEWVFQSDATWEPSDADVYVMRQSGVNPFAPEAGRFPLGGIVKW from the coding sequence ATGGATCAGAACCGCCCAACGCTTTCCACGCTGCCCAATGAGCTTCTCGCCATGATCatcgaggagctggtggacgAGAGCAGCAAGCACAGCGGTGGACCTTCCATCAAAGCCTGCCGTTTGGTCAGCCGCCAGTTTTGCGACGTCAGCTCTCGCTGGCTTATTCCCTCGGTCAAAGTCGGGCACAGCAATGATTCTCTGGCGCGACTGGATGCGATATCACGACACCCGGCGATTAGTCGTGGTGTTAGGACGATAGAGGTGGTGCTGTCTTCATATTCTACTTTCTGGAATTCTCTtggggggaaaagggagtTTATCGACTTTCAGCGGAAGGTCTTGGCGAACCGGGCAAAGATTTTTGAGGTTGGCAAGATTATTACTATGACTGAGAAGGATAATGCGATATTGAGAAAGGTGCATGAGGTGTTGAGGTGTTGGCTGTATCTCCAAGAACCGAAACGACAGCCGGAGCTGGGGGGTGATTTGGCGCTTCATCGGGAGTGTATGGACAGGTATTTTGGGGAGTTCCAGAGGCTGGCTTATGAGCAGAAAGTGCTGGTGGATCACAGGGCGATGGGGACGGCGGTTGCTGAGGCGTTGAGCCGGATGCCGTGGGTGGCTGGACTGAGGTTTGATGATACTTGTCATTATGGCAGACGGAGGCGGGGGCTTTCGTGGGAAACGCCCGAGAcggtggttgaggggatTTATGAGAATACGCTGTTGCcgttgacgaggagggatCTCGAGGCCAGAGGGTCTGTTATTGTTGAAGAGATTCCTTTTTATCATCATGCTTCGGGGTCGGTGGCCTCGCCTCGTCCGCTCTCGGAGACTATTCCTCGTGTTTTGGCTGCtgtggggggtgttgatcAGGTAGAACTCAAGAGTCTCGTGGTGAACGTGGACTTGATTGATTTGAGGAGGGTTTTCAGGGAGGTTTCTGATTTGCGAGAGAAACTTACAGCTGccacgaggaggttgacAGACATTTCGATCCAGCAGAAGGCTGGGTATGACGATAGGTCTTTCTGGGGTCTCTGTTGTACATCGCCAAACCTTAAACACTACTCGGTGGTACTGGAGCTGGGATCACATGCGTTGGACCCGTTGCTGGAAGGGCCTGGTTCGAATGAGGAACGGAAAAACTTGACGGTTATTCAGGTGAAGGGTGCTAGAATGACCGTCAGCACCCTGAAGCGGTTTCTTGACACTATCCCAGATGCCCTGGACCGCGTAGAGTTGGTGGGTgtcgaggtggttgggggaggttggcgggaggttttggatatGCTCCGAGCGAAGACTTACCGGCAGACGGGGGACTGGCCGTACCCTGTGAGAATCTCTCAGGCTGTTAGCCCCCATCCGGACCATGAGTTGCACTCAACGTTTGAGTGGGTTTTCCAGAGCGATGCGACGTGGGAGCCGAGCGATGCCGACGTGTATGTCATGAGACAGTCGGGGGTCAATCCGTTTGCTCCGGAGGCAGGGAGGTTTCCTTTAGGTGGTATTGTCAAGTGGTAG